In the genome of Candidatus Hydrogenedentota bacterium, one region contains:
- a CDS encoding RES family NAD+ phosphorylase, with translation MTVRAWRIVQAHLADTAFSGEGARLYGGRWNRPGVAVVYTAGSRALALLELLAHVGALRDLPAYVCIPADFDESLVRALDTARLPRLWRASPAPDATRALGSVWAQRLESAVLRVPSVLVPEEHNYLLNPRHPDFRRVRAGAPVPFHVDPRLRRAP, from the coding sequence GTGACGGTCCGCGCGTGGCGAATCGTACAGGCGCATCTCGCGGATACGGCGTTCTCGGGCGAGGGCGCGCGGCTCTACGGGGGACGCTGGAACCGGCCCGGCGTCGCAGTCGTGTATACGGCGGGCAGCCGCGCGCTCGCTCTGCTCGAATTGCTGGCGCACGTGGGCGCGCTGCGCGACCTGCCCGCGTACGTGTGCATTCCGGCGGATTTCGACGAATCGCTCGTCCGCGCGCTCGACACGGCGCGCCTGCCGAGGCTGTGGCGGGCGAGCCCCGCGCCGGACGCGACGCGCGCGCTCGGCAGCGTATGGGCGCAGCGCCTGGAGTCCGCCGTGTTGCGCGTGCCGTCGGTGCTCGTGCCGGAGGAGCACAACTACCTGCTGAATCCGCGTCATCCGGACTTCCGCCGCGTCCGGGCCGGTGCCCCCGTACCCTTCCACGTCGACCCGAGGCTGCGCAGGGCACCCTGA